The Nostoc sp. KVJ3 genome contains the following window.
ACACAGCAAAACTTGCAAGGAGCATCGGGCTGCAATTCTTGAAGTCCTAGAATATCTCGTGTACAATGCACCACTAGTGGTAATCGCCGACGCCCACATGGACGATGTGACAGTAGACTTCTTCCGGGCAATGCGTCCTTCATGGGAAGTACCATACATCATCAAAAATAATTGGAAAAATGGCGATCGCTTAGTTTATTGGTATGAAGGCGATAATTCTTCTGCCCTAGTCGCTCAGATTTCGGCAGCGCTGATGATGGGACAGAAGATCATGGTGGTTTCCGACTCGAAGCGCTTTATTAAGAAACTTGAACAGTCGCTCTCTATGTCGGTGCGGGTGGAAGACTCAGATGAGCAGGAGCAGGGTGTTGGGTCTTGGGTGTTGGGTGTTAGGGAAGAAAAGACAGCAGCGCCTACAACCCCATACACTTCAGATAGCAGTTTAGGGGAAAGTGTCTCACCCATAACGGGAGAAACCAGAGTACACAACTTTGCTGACCACAGTTCCCAGCCCCAGAGGGAACCCCTAGCCCCCAGACCAACTCATGGCACTACACCCCAGACCTGCAACCCCAGACCCCTAAGAGTATGGGCGATTCACTCCGAAAACTCCGGGAGTGAAGAAAATGTCGCCTTCATTAAAGACATAACTAACGCTGTAAAGAGCCTAGATGCCCTTTTAACCTCTCCTAGCTTGGGTACAGGGGTCGATATCCCTGAATATCATTTTGATGCCGTTTTTGGCGTTTTTCACGGGGTTTCCCAAACTGCTACTGAGTGCGCCCAACAACTCTGGCGCTATCGCCCAAAAGTACCAATTCACGTTTGGGTAGCACCACGACCTCCCTTTGGCTACCTTGACACCAACGCCACCAAAATCAAAGAACGGTTACTGCAAACTAATGAAATAACCGCTTTTCTGTTGCGGATTGACCGGGAAACTGGCTCTCGTGGTGCTGAGAAAGATTGGGCATTAGATGCGTACTGCCAAATCATGGCTTCTCGTCATCAATCCATTAACAATCTGCGGGCTGATTTGCGCGACTTGTTGAGTGAGATGGGCAATCAAATTATACCTATGGGTGCAGATTCGGATGATCTCGCCCAGGAGCAGTTGAAAAATGCTGCTACTGCGTTGGATGCTGCTTATTGTGCAGCTGTTGCTAAAGCTAGGGATATTTCTCCTAGTGAGTATCGCTCAAAGCAAAGTAAAGATTACCTCAAGCCGGAGGAAGTCTTTGAATGCGAGAAATTCCGCATCAAAGATGCTTACGGGATGGAGGTGACAGAATCGCTGGTAGAAAAAGATAAAAAAGGTAAATTAATTCGTTCTATTGCTTCGCTGGAAGCAATAATCTCAGAGCCATCAGGCACAATTGCTGACCCGCATACAGGTAAATTATACCCCTTACCACCAGCGATTGTGGCGGAGAAAGACCGCTTTGAGCGGTTGCACTTGCCGTTGTGTATGGACTGGGGGAATTATTCGGTTGCTTGGCTGGCTAGATCTACTTTGGGATTGCCAAATATCCTCAAACGCTTAATTGATGGAGAGGAAGTTACGGCTCATGACCCGGAATTGGTGCAAATGTCCAAGCTTGCTGTACGCTTAACACCTCACATTAAAGCGATTTTAGGGTTTACGGTTCCTGCTGACTGCAAACCTATATGGTTGTTGGGGACAATGCTAGACCAGTTGGGATTAAAACTCTCTGACCATAAAGTAGGCCCCAAGGGCAAACAAGTTAAACATTTTTTACTTTCAACGGCGGAATTGGATTTTGCTCATGCGGTAATTGCCCACCGTGCCAGTAAGCGTGCCCAAAAGGAAGAACGGGCGCGTCAAGCAGATATTGACCAACAGCGATATCAGGCTGGAATGCAGGCTAGATATGGGGTTGCACCTCCGACTGTCCCGGTATCCACCCCCCCCATAATGGTATAGGGGAACCCCCATTGGGAGGAGTGGATACTACCGAAAAACAGGGGGTGGATTCGTCCAAGGGCAATAATTCCTCCCCCAAATATGAAGTCGGTGGGGATTGGGAACCTAACGATGGGGACAGCACCCCAATTGAAACCAGCCTCCAGATGCTTCGGGAAGCGATTGTGCAGGGAGTGGAGGCGGTAAAAGCCACAATATGCCGTTGGACTTCTGAGCGACGGTGGTGTGCTGTGCTGCTGCTGGAGGAAATAGCATCAAGTGAGCTACGTAAATTGGAGCAAATGATGCCGCATTTTTATACGTTATTGAGTTGAACGTACTGTTTCGTACTTAAACTCGGACGCGAACGTTAACCGTAACCGCTTCAATTGTCGATGCGGTATAGTTTGGGCTGTTAATTTTTTAATGTACTACCATTTCAAATAATGTTTGCGACACATAAATTCTTCGCAGGGGCATTGTGAGCAATAATTGAAATACTGCCGCCAGAGAGTGCCTTTATTTAATATGACTCAGCTATCAAAAGCCAGCCGAAGTCGGATATTACCGCAGTCTAAGATAACACCTGAAGATATCCACCACCGCAAGCACAAACGCACCGAAATTGGCAAACTTTGCCGAACAATTTTTGAACGCATTCGCCCAGACCTCATCGAAAACCATTACAACTGGTTCATCGCCATCGATGCGGACAGCGAAAACTACCTTATAGACCAGAAACTAGAAGGTTTGCTACAACAAGTTCGCAATTACTACACCAACCCAGATGCCAAACTCACTATTTTTCGCCTTAACGAAACTGGAGCCTGCGGCACAATATGATCGCGGGCAGATTTGGTGACAATGGGGAGTTGTTCTTTGAAATACAACTGGTTGCAGAAGAAGGCGAGCAATTTGAAGTTGAAGCGCTGTTTGATACAGGATTTACAACAGGGTGGTTGTCAATTAATTCTCAAGACTTGGAAGCTCTTGATTGGTCAATAATTATTCCTAAAATTGAGATGCGGACAGCTCAAGGGGTAGAGTATTTTGACTTATATGAAGGGAGAGTAATTGTTGATGACAAAGAATTTATTATTCCCGTTCATGTTGGGGAGGAACTACCTGATACTTTAATGGGTTCGCTGTGGTTAGATATCATGCAGCTGGTTGTGAATAAACCGAAAGGGATTTTGACAGGGAGCAATGCGATTTTGTGAGGTCTGGTCAAAAACCAGCGATCGCTAAAAATTATATTTAAGTACAAGGTGATTTTATTTGCAAATACAATACTGACTTACACAAAAATTCATCTTGATGAGATATCTCAAAAAGATTGCTAGCAAGTCATTTGACGATTATTTCTGAAAATATCTGCAATCAGCCTTTTATACTTAGTATCAATTATGCTAAAAAATAAATTAAAGACAAGACTAAAGTATAAAATTTATCAAGCAGTTTGGGATTTGATAAAGGAATTAAAGATAGAACCACAAAAATTATCCCAACTTCCAGCTATCCATTGACAACGCAGATGTAAGATAATTTCTGCATTTTCTTTCAACCAAAATTTACTGTTACCCTTGATTCTTAAGTTGACAACTTGACGGATTAAACTCTCAATTGCCCCACTACCTATTGGTAGTTTTTGGTCTAGTATCTTAGCGTAATTTAAACGCCTTTCACGATAAGCACGTAAAAGATAATTTCTCTGTACTACCATCGTTTTACAACGTTCTCCCGTAGCTTCAAAGATAAATTCATCCATCTGCCTAATTATGGTCATTGCATTACTTTTTTTTAAAGTTCTCCGTGCTTTTTTAAACCAATTATTCCGCTCTTTATCATCATTAAAAGCTACATCAGCAAATTTATGTAGTCGCTCAGTAACATGGTAAAAATCAAATAATTGATAAGTGGCATTGGGAGATTTCAATTTCTTTAAAAGGGGAGGGATATGTTTCCAAATCCATCCAGCACCGTCAGCAATTAATAAAACTTGTTTTGCTTGACTAATTCCTAAACTAATCAGATGCATTTCTAATATTGGTAAAAATCCCTTATAATCTTCATACGTACCATCGTTGATAATAGGGATGTCCTTAGTTTTTACTTTTTTTCCCTGTTCATCAACCACATAAATTGTTACTAATTTTGGCTCAACCCATTCTCCTATAAAGCCATGCTTGTTTGTTTTGGGATTTTTTCTACCTTTTTTATTAATCCTAATTCTACTCCTGCCACCATCTACAGCAATTACAACTCTCTGGTCTTTAAGTATATTTCCATCAAGTAATTTACCTTGCTGCAAGTTAGATATTTTAGCTTGACGTAAATCAATGCCAATTTGGCCAAATTTATATGTTAATCGCTCAATCCGTTTTAAACTAATATTAATTCCCCAACTGATGAGAATTGTATGTGAAGCTTCAAAGGAACTAGCAATCGCGCCATATTGAGCTATAGTTGTCCAAACAGCAGGGGTCAAACCTTCTGACAAACCCAACCATTTTAAAAAGGGACAACATCCTTGATTGTAAATTTTACTTTTGGTCTTTGCTTTTGACTTTTTTCTTACCATATATGGTAGTTTTAGAGTAACTAAAACATTCCCAACTGTTAATATCTGCCATTTTCTATAACCGTGTCTTTGCGTCTTGCCATCCTCACAATTTCTTGTTTGAATAATCGCAGTTTGATTAGCTAACTGAGATTGGGAAAGATTATACAACAAGATGGCAATACATTGACCAGCTAAAATAAGTGCAACTTCTCTAATCTTTTCTTCTCTCTGTTTAAAAATTTGCCCATTCCATTCATTGATATTCGTCAATTCTAAAGATTTTATAACTTCCAAAGAAAAATCTGATAATGATTTACTTAAATCTAACGTTGCATATATATTTTTTTCCATTAAGGTAGATAATCCTTATCACAAAACTATTGCTACTTGAGAATCTTACCTTTTTTTATTGTCAGAAAAAGAAACTGAAAACTCGTTGTGAATCAGATCATCATTATTACAGTATAAATACTATTTATTCGGTATAAATATATTTCAATCACTGAAAAAAGGATTTAGCGATCGCACCTTTTTTGGCTGACCTCACAAAATCGCATTGCTCCCGCACCCACTACAACAAGCCAGAGACTATACCGTAGCAGTCAACAAGATGCTAGAAAAAGATTCTCTTTTGGTGCAGCAAGAAGGTAAATATCAAGGCAAGCTGATTATCCCCTACGGTTACGGCGTGGTTTTTACTAACATCAGCCGCAAAGATTTTGAGCAAAGCGAACTACCCGCAGTGTTTGAGTCACACTTAGTTATCTGCAAAGATGAGATGTATGAAAAGGTTGATGTAGGGGAATTTCAGCAACGACTTTGGGATTTATCTGCATATCAATTTGGTAAAACCCTCACTCCTCACCAAATAGATAGAATCCGTTGGCATATCTTCCCAGAATTACGCATTAGTGCCAAACAGTTATCTTTGTTTGAGTTAGACACCGAGGCCACTGAAGAATCACCGCAGTTGCAAATCCCCGACATTCTCAAAATTATGGATTTGCAGCAAGAGCAGTTGGCACGAAGTTTAGGTGATGGACATCGGGTAATTCATGGCGTGGCTGGTTCCGGGAAAACCATGATTTTAGCCTACCGTTGTCAGCATCTTGCTCAAGTCAGTAATAAACCCATTTTAGTGCTGTGTTTCAATGTTTCTCTTGCTGCCAAACTACGGCAGACTATTCAAGATAAAAACAAAGTCAGTCGCATTAAGGTGCGACACTTTCATGGCTGGTGCATGGATTTACTCAAAAAATATGACATCCCTAGACCCGACTCTAGAGAGTATCAAGGTGATGCTTATGTAGAAGAACTCGTTCAAAGAGTAATTACCGCCGTTGATGCCAAATTAATACCGGCTGGCACTTATGGCGCTGTGATGCTCGATGAGGGACACGACTTTAAACCAGAGTGGCTCAAATTAATTGCCCAAATGGTCAACCCCGAAACCAATTCCCTGCTTATTCTCTATGACGATGCCCAAAACCTCTACGGTGAAAAGCGCGACAAGAAATTTAGCTTTAAGAGTGTAGGCATTCAGGCACAGGGACGCACAACTATTTTTAAACTCAACTACCGCAACACTGCTCAAGTATTGGGGGTAGCCTATGAATTTGCTAAAGAAGTAATGCAACCCACCGAAACCCAGGATGATGACCAACAAATATTGGTAGAACCTGCTAGTGCAGGACGGCAAGGCCCCAAACCAGACCTGATCCGTTTACCCAGTTTTAAACACGAGGTAGATTACTTAGCCCAGAGAGTACAACAATTACACGAGCGAGATATCCCCTGGAACGAAATAGCAATTATCTATCGCTCCAACTTTATGGGCGATCGCATCTACAACGACTTGCAACAAGCCCAAATACCAATAGAGTGGGTAAACGCCGACAGTGACAGCCGCAACTATCACCCAGCCGAACAAAGCATTAAACTCATGACTATGCACTCCAGCAAAGGGCTAGAGTTCCCAGTGGTGTTGATTCCTGGTGTTGGTTATATGTAACGACCTGCAATACTAATCGCTCAAACCTGCAATCAAGACATTTTCAAACCAGGATTAACTGCAACTATAATTACGCTTCAGCCAGGATTAATTGCAACTGAACCAGGATTAAATGCAACCAACCTGCAATCATCCGTTTGAACCAGGATTAATTGCAACTAACCGAAAGTCCAGTCAAACTGTAGGCAAGACAGTTTTCTCAAAAAACGCCCTAATTTACAAACACGCATTATTTAAATTTCAGCCGCTTGTTTATCTGCAACTATAAGGTAAAGAAAACGGTCGTTTTTTTAACCGTTATTACCACCCAGATTGCGAATCAGAAACGGAATCAAGTTTGGTAACGAAACTCGGTAATTATATCAAAGGCAACATACGCTGTTAAGTAACGAGTATATGTACTTGTTGAGGTTCAAAGTATGTTGATAGGCTATGCCCGAATTTCAACAGATGACCAAAATCTGAACCTGCAAATGGATGCTTTGCAGCTTGCTGGTTGCGAGAAAATTTACTCCGACCGTATAAGCGGTGCAAAAGCAGCAAGACCTGGACTCTCTCTAGCATTGGAGGTAGCACGAACTGGTGATGTTTTGGTGGTATGGCGGCTCGACCGCCTGGGAAGGTCGCTCAAAGACCTGATTGAAACGATGGAAACTTTAGGCCAGCGAGGAATTGGGCTTTCTAGTTTACAAGAATCCATTACTACCACAAACAACAGTGGTAGGTTGATTTTCCATTTATTTGGCGCATTGGCGGAATTTGAACGCAACCTAATCCGCGAACGCACAACTGCTGGACTAATCGCAGCGCGTAAGCGCGGTCACAGGGGAGGAAGACCAAAAGCCCTTGACCCAGCTAAACGTCAATTAGCAGTAAAGCTTTATACCGAAAAACAACACACCATTATTGAAATATGTAAGTTGATGGGAATTTCCAAACCAACGCTCTACAACTACATTGCAGAGATAAAGACCTAACATGGTACATAAGCAAATCCCGACAGAGGCGCTCATCAATTTACGCCACCGCCTCGACGGTTTGCCTAGTCGTTGCCAAGAGCGTCGAATTCTCATTGAAGAAACAGCTGCACTGTATGGAGTGTCAACTGATACGTTATATCGGGCGTTGCGTAATTCATCACGTCCAAAATCTATAAACCGCTCAGATAGCGGGACACCCAGAAAGCTTTCACTCTCAGAAATGGAACGTTACTGCGAGGTCATCGCGGCGATGAAAATCCGTACCAGTAACAAAAAAGGGCGACATGTCTCCACAGTACGGGCGATTGAACTGTTGGAAGAATTTGGGATGGATACACCTGATGGTTTTGTCCAACCGCCTAAAGGCGCACTGACCAGAAGTACTGTTAATTATTACTTGAAAACCTGGGGATACGACACTGAACGTATGACTAGGCAACCGCCTGCGGTGCGTTTTCAGGCGAATCACAGCAATGAATGTTGGCATTTCGACCTCAGCCCATCCGATTTGAAACACGTAAAACAGCCATCATGGGTGGAACCGGGTAAGGGTAATCCACTACTGATGCTGTACAGCATTGTTGATGACCGTAGTGGCGTATGTTACCAGGAATATCACTGTGTTTATGGGGAGGATGTTGAAGCTGCATTACGTTTCTTATTTAATGCGATGACGGTGAAAACAACTGACGGATTTCCCTTTCATGGGATTCCAGAAATGATTTACACCGACAACGGACCAATTGCTAAAAGCCACGTATTTCAAAACGTGATGGATTGCCTAAGAATCAATCTTGTCACCCACATGCCTGCGGGTAAAGATGGTCGTCGGGTAACAGCTCGCTCTAAGGGTAAAGTGGAAAGACCGTTTCGGACGGTCAAAGAAGCTCACGAGACTCTGTATCACTTTCATGAACCGGAAAGCGACGTTGAAGCTAACTTGTGGTTACGCCAGTATTTGTTGCATTACAACGACAAACCACACCGCATAGAACCACATTCGCGGATAGAAGATTGGTTGCGAAATATACCCAAGTCTGGTTTACGTTCAATGTGTAGTTGGGAGCGATTCTGTAACTTTGCCCGCGAACCGCAACGTAGAAAGGTTGGTTCAGATGCCAGAGTATCAATTGAGGGCGTAGCTTACGAGGTAGAGCCAGACTTGGCAGGTGAAACCGTAGTCCTTTGGTGGGGTTTATTTGACAACGAGCTATACGTTGAGTTTAGCGATCGCCGTTACGGGCCATTTTACCCAGTTGATGGACCCATCCCACTACATCGCTATCGCAAACACAAGAAAACCAAAACCGAAGAACGGGCAGATAAAATTGCCGATTTAGCTAAAAAGTTGGGCTTGCCACGGACAGCTTTAGACAAAAACGCGGATCTACAATTTCTGGTGGATAAGTACAAGGAACTTACGCCAACCATCACACCTTTTAATGACCCCGACCCATACCAAGAATTTACTTATCCCACTGTACTGTTTGCTAAGAGGGCGATTTCCGATTATCTGGCTAAACCTTTGGCTAAATTGTCTACCGAACAGTTGGCATTCATTGATGCACTGTTAGCTGAAACTTTGAATAAAAAAGCGATTATTGAACGAGTGCGGCAATATTTCCACTCAAATAAAGGAGGGGAACACAATGCTCACTGAAGTCATGGAACACTTTCGTTTGATTAAGGAGTTTCCCAAGGCTGGGTACTACGAGACAGACCACCAAAAACAAATGTTTAAGGATATTAAATCCGCCATCCATTCCGGGAAGTTAGTTGCCATAACTGGAATTATCGGGTGCGGGAAGACGACTACTTTACGACGTTTGTTTGAGGTTTTAGAAAAAGAAGGTAAGATTCTAGTCTCAAAGTCCCTTTCTGTGGATAAAGACCGAGCGACGCTACCAACACTAATTGCTGCCTTATTCTACGATTTATCCACAGATAAAGAAATTAAAATCCCAAAAGACGGCGAAAAACGAGAACGGGAACTGCGCGACCTGATTAGAAAAGGTAAAAAGCCCGTGGCGCTGTTTGTGGATGAGGCTCACGACTTACATTACAGTACTTTGACGGGACTCAAACGTTTAATTGAGGTAGTTGAAGATGGTGGTGGCACACTTTCAGTGGTATTAGCTGGTCATCCCAAACTGAAAAATGATTTACGCCGTCCAACTATGGAAGAAATTGGATATCGAGCAACGGTCTTCTCTTTGGAGGGTATTGTTGGTAGCCAGCGAGAATATATTGAATGGTTAGTATCTAAATGCATTGTTGAAGATACTCAAATAAGTGATATCTTGTCGGCGGAAGCCATTGAGCTACTTGCCATGCGCTTGAGGACACCACTGCAAATCGAGCAACATTTGACACTCGCTTTCGAGGCTGCATACCTCTTTGGGGAAAAACCTGTTACTACGGCGATTATTGAATCCGTTTTATCTAAGCAAATTGACGACTTAGAACCCACCTTAACCCGTCATGGTTATGACGTGAGGAGCTTGGCAGAACAGTTTAATGCTAAACCTGCTGAAATTAAATTGCTGTTTCGCGGACAACTTGACCCAGCGCGATCGCGTGAGTTGCAGGAACAAATGCTGGCGGCGGGGCTGCCGCTCTGAGTGGATTGAAAACGATTGGGAAAATGGAAGTATTTATAGTTGCAAATAATCCTGGCTGAAACCGATGATTGCAGGTTGGTTGCATTTAATCCTGGCTCAGTTGCAAATAATCCTGGCTGAAGCGTAATTATAGTTGCAAATAATCCTGGTTTGAAAATGTCTTGATTGCAGGTTTGAGCGATTAGTATTGCAGGTCGTTACAGTTATATGCCCCATCAATACAACACACCAGAAGAAGAAGCACGACTATTGTATGTTGCAATGACACGGGCAATTGAGCAGTTGATTCTGACTTGCGATCGCTCCTCAGAATTTACCACTCGTTTGGAGGCAGTATTAGGTAAAGTAATTTGATTAGCGATCGCCCCACCTAATTCTTAGAGGATGCATGGCGATCGCTAATCAAGAGAGGAAAAGTTAAGGATGCGTAGTTTACCAATCGCGCTCAAGCGGGGATTGCGCTCCCAAATTCTTAGAGGAAACTTCGAGCAATGGCGCGAAGCACGCAGGCGATCGCACTGGTTTCTTAGAGGAAAAAAAGTTAATACTGCGTAGTTTGCAGCCGTTGGCATCGCCCCAATCAAGCGAACGCGAGTAGTGTTAATCAAATCTCGTTATTTACCTAGAATCTTTAATAAAGCCTGCCGATAAATATTTATTCCCTCATTATTTAAATGAGCGCCATCTTCTGAACTTAAATCATCTTTCAAAGCCTGATTCTCATTTAATGATTGAACCTCTTGTAGTTCCAATGGTATATGATTTTTAATTGCAACTTGATTCATCACAGTATTGATTTGCTCTACCCGAAGATTTGTTGCGGAAATACTTGGATCTTTACTAGCGGTAACTGTTGAGTAAAAAGCGGGAATTAAGAATATTTGATTACTCCCAAGGCTTCGCACTAAGGAAATTGAATCTTGGAGTTTGTTCGCAAATAAGGAATCACTTAATCCATACCAGGCATCATTCCCTCCAATCGCAATCACAGCTTTTTCGCATTTAATTTTAGTTGGAATGAGAAGTTTTAGTTGTTCAACAAGTGAAATCCCGCTTATCCCATTTAAGGCAAAATTAAAAGTACCTTTCCCCAGAGTATTACCCATTTCGGCAGTTACAGAATCCCCAAACAAGCAAGCCTGGAATTGCTTTCCTTGAGTAGCAAATTGCTGATATTGAACTTCAAGTTGCCATAAAGGTGTAGAACTTAAGTTATCTTTAGGTGGTATTTCAATAGGAGATAGATTTAACTTACTTGCTATTTTGAACACTGCTGGAACATTAATAACTAGTCTTTGACTAGGATATGCTTCAAGAAAGCTGATGATCCCCAAACCCTCTTGAGAATTCGCCCCGATGATCACAGCCGCGTCTAGTGCTTGTACCCCGGCTTGGTCACGACGGGCGATACCTTGGGAAACCGCAGATAGAATTTCTTTAGCTAGTTCTGTATTTAACAGCTTATCCAAAGCCCCAATATCAAGAGATGCTTTTACTTGTAGCGCCTGATGAAACTCAAATTGTTCTTCCCGACTGAAAAATTTGAGAAAAAATTGCAAATCAGAAGAAACTTCTTGCTTTTGTGCATACTTACGTAAATCAGCAACAGGTAGGGATTCTTCAAATACACCATAGCGAAAAATAATTTTCTCAGCCGCAAAACAGGGCATTGCAGTCGCCCTCAGTAATACCATGCAACTACATATACTCAGCACCAGATGACGTAAATATCTCATAAATCCTAATTGCTGGAGTTTAGACTAAGCAATGGAAAATGACCCAGCAGGGCTGAGTTAATCAGAGACTTAGCAAAAGTATGAAGAATCTTGGGTATTAAACAGCAACAGATGGTTCTTTAGGTGGTCGTGCTACTGTTTTTTTAACAATGGGACATCGGTTTTTACGGTGACGCTTCTTTCCTTGTTGCCAACCGGGAGACTTTCCGCGAGGTTTGGGTGCAGAGGTGGGAGTACCAATGGCCGCAAAAACTCCACCTATAGCTTGAGCAACTCTTCCAGGGGTCAATTTATCTAGAGACTTCTGCCAAGGTAAAGGATTGTCAGTAACGATATCGCGGGCTAACCACAATTCCCAAGTCATCAGAGGCATGAGGTCACTCCACCGTTCACTTTGCTTAGGAGTACCAAAGTTTGGTACAGTCCAATGTAGACGCTGCTTCAAAAAGCGATACCAGTGGTCAATGGTAAAGCGACGCAAGTAAAGACACCAAACTTCTTCTAAGGGTGGCATTTCTTCTCCTACCCAAGCCAACCACAAAGGTTTGGACACTCTCATGTTACCTTGCGCGTCCAGACGTTCAACTCTGATGATTAACATTGGACGTGTAGCAGCCTGACGGAAGTGTAAATCTTTCCACAAGCTCACACGCACACGTCCTAATTTTGGGTCATTTATTTCTAATACAGATGTTGCTTCATTCCATGTTGTGGGCTCATTCAGTTTAAATTTATCACCATGCTTTTTAGGTCGCCCCTTTCCCGAATAAGCTTTTGGTTCACCCCATAAACACAGATTTGAACGCAACCGAACGAGAATATCTGCTGGAATATTCGCAGTTTTTAAGATAAAAGGCGCACAACCATATTCACTATCCCAAACTGAAATCGGTCTGGTAGGCAAATATTTACACACCTGTTTGAGTTGCCAAATTGCTTTCCCAATAGGACTTTCGGCACTTGTGATCCGTTCATGTCTTAATGGTAATGCCCAACTTCCCTCATTTTCAGGTATCCAGGCAATTGTGCTATATCCTTGACCAATGGTAATCGGTTTATTTCCTGCTATGGATGTGCCACTATGCTCATAAGTTCGCTCTTGCAACCTGACGGCATCTGGGCGTGACCAGTTTGTGTGATCTCCTGCTAACAATGGTCGTCCCTCTGCGGGGATTTGTTTGATATATAGCTGCATCAATTTCTGTCGCTGTGGCCTACTATCTTGTAGTGCCTCATAGATACTTGGCCACTTCCTTCTAAATACTGGCGATAGGGACAATTCTGCTAGGCAATAAACATTTCTAGTTAGC
Protein-coding sequences here:
- a CDS encoding IS481 family transposase, with protein sequence MPTEALINLRHRLDGLPSRCQERRILIEETAALYGVSTDTLYRALRNSSRPKSINRSDSGTPRKLSLSEMERYCEVIAAMKIRTSNKKGRHVSTVRAIELLEEFGMDTPDGFVQPPKGALTRSTVNYYLKTWGYDTERMTRQPPAVRFQANHSNECWHFDLSPSDLKHVKQPSWVEPGKGNPLLMLYSIVDDRSGVCYQEYHCVYGEDVEAALRFLFNAMTVKTTDGFPFHGIPEMIYTDNGPIAKSHVFQNVMDCLRINLVTHMPAGKDGRRVTARSKGKVERPFRTVKEAHETLYHFHEPESDVEANLWLRQYLLHYNDKPHRIEPHSRIEDWLRNIPKSGLRSMCSWERFCNFAREPQRRKVGSDARVSIEGVAYEVEPDLAGETVVLWWGLFDNELYVEFSDRRYGPFYPVDGPIPLHRYRKHKKTKTEERADKIADLAKKLGLPRTALDKNADLQFLVDKYKELTPTITPFNDPDPYQEFTYPTVLFAKRAISDYLAKPLAKLSTEQLAFIDALLAETLNKKAIIERVRQYFHSNKGGEHNAH
- a CDS encoding ExeA family protein, yielding MLTEVMEHFRLIKEFPKAGYYETDHQKQMFKDIKSAIHSGKLVAITGIIGCGKTTTLRRLFEVLEKEGKILVSKSLSVDKDRATLPTLIAALFYDLSTDKEIKIPKDGEKRERELRDLIRKGKKPVALFVDEAHDLHYSTLTGLKRLIEVVEDGGGTLSVVLAGHPKLKNDLRRPTMEEIGYRATVFSLEGIVGSQREYIEWLVSKCIVEDTQISDILSAEAIELLAMRLRTPLQIEQHLTLAFEAAYLFGEKPVTTAIIESVLSKQIDDLEPTLTRHGYDVRSLAEQFNAKPAEIKLLFRGQLDPARSRELQEQMLAAGLPL
- a CDS encoding 3'-5' exonuclease, whose protein sequence is MPHQYNTPEEEARLLYVAMTRAIEQLILTCDRSSEFTTRLEAVLGKVI
- a CDS encoding alpha/beta hydrolase; the protein is MPCFAAEKIIFRYGVFEESLPVADLRKYAQKQEVSSDLQFFLKFFSREEQFEFHQALQVKASLDIGALDKLLNTELAKEILSAVSQGIARRDQAGVQALDAAVIIGANSQEGLGIISFLEAYPSQRLVINVPAVFKIASKLNLSPIEIPPKDNLSSTPLWQLEVQYQQFATQGKQFQACLFGDSVTAEMGNTLGKGTFNFALNGISGISLVEQLKLLIPTKIKCEKAVIAIGGNDAWYGLSDSLFANKLQDSISLVRSLGSNQIFLIPAFYSTVTASKDPSISATNLRVEQINTVMNQVAIKNHIPLELQEVQSLNENQALKDDLSSEDGAHLNNEGINIYRQALLKILGK
- a CDS encoding NF041680 family putative transposase, producing MKRARLEEFRQAVYKYLGRAHDATFELTDAILLTRNVYCLAELSLSPVFRRKWPSIYEALQDSRPQRQKLMQLYIKQIPAEGRPLLAGDHTNWSRPDAVRLQERTYEHSGTSIAGNKPITIGQGYSTIAWIPENEGSWALPLRHERITSAESPIGKAIWQLKQVCKYLPTRPISVWDSEYGCAPFILKTANIPADILVRLRSNLCLWGEPKAYSGKGRPKKHGDKFKLNEPTTWNEATSVLEINDPKLGRVRVSLWKDLHFRQAATRPMLIIRVERLDAQGNMRVSKPLWLAWVGEEMPPLEEVWCLYLRRFTIDHWYRFLKQRLHWTVPNFGTPKQSERWSDLMPLMTWELWLARDIVTDNPLPWQKSLDKLTPGRVAQAIGGVFAAIGTPTSAPKPRGKSPGWQQGKKRHRKNRCPIVKKTVARPPKEPSVAV